The Periplaneta americana isolate PAMFEO1 chromosome 9, P.americana_PAMFEO1_priV1, whole genome shotgun sequence genome contains a region encoding:
- the Atg12 gene encoding autophagy protein 12-like, translating into MSDNQDTPKSENPDTTEAGGDAGETPNETQQTDSTAPEGSKSDKQKIDILLKATGNAPIMKKKKWAVDPERKIGWIMEFMKKYLKLERSEHLFLYVNQSFAPAPDHIVRNLYECYGTDGKLVLHYCKSQAWG; encoded by the exons ATGTCTGACAATCAAGACACGCCGAAGTCTGAAAACCCAGATACAACAGAAGCTGGAGGTGACGCAGGGGAAACTCCCAACGAGACTCAGCAAACAGACTCTACAGCACCAGAAGGATCTAAAAGCGATAAACAGAAAA ttgATATACTCCTGAAGGCAACTGGTAATGCACCAATtatgaaaaagaagaaatggGCTGTCGATCCTGAGAGGAAGATTGGGTGGATaatggaattcatgaaaaaatacctCAAATTGGAACGTTCAGAACATTTG TTCCTGTACGTCAACCAGTCTTTTGCTCCAGCACCAGACCACATCGTGAGAAATCTCTACGAGTGCTATGGGACAGATGGAAAACTAGTTCTTCATTACTGCAAAAGCCAAGCCTggggctga